The Sminthopsis crassicaudata isolate SCR6 chromosome 5, ASM4859323v1, whole genome shotgun sequence genome contains the following window.
GGGGTTCTCCCATGGATGTggatcacagatttttttttaaataaaagcccCTTCTTTACAGCATAAACACTGGAAGAATCCTCGCCTTCTGGAGTGGAAGTGGATAAATGCCCATTCACACTGAGCTCTTTGCACCTGGGCAGGGAAGGAGGGGCTTTgagggaaaggttttttttttttttggggggggtatctCACCTGCACTGCTGAGTGGGAAATTCCCACTTTTTCCTCCCAGGTACCAGCTCCCCTTGTCGCCCACCCTGGCCCAAAGGTCTCTGGGAAAACCTAAGCTCAAAGCTTAGATAAACTGCAATAAACTCTCCTGGCAAATCAACCCAGGATGGCGGGATGGGGAAGGCCTTTTGACACCCACAGGTCCTGGGTCTTCTCCCAACCTCCACTTTCCTGCTTGGGCTTCCCTGACCTGAGCCGTTCAGCTCAAGGTCAAGGCTAGTGACCATCTGAGAAATAGACAAAAATCCCCAAAGTTCTTCCCATTCCATCCCACCCGCACCCTCAGCAAACTTCTGTAAACATCATTGTCCCAGGACTGAGGGTGGACTGGAGAACGGAGAGCATTTCTCTTCAGCTCTCTCTTGGTTTTTTAGgagtttgtcttttaaaataaaattattgcccTCCTCCCACACCTCCTCTGGCCTGAGCCCCAAAGCCACAGAAAAACATTTAAGGGGGGGGGTCAGAATGGAGAAGTTCAGAGCTGCCCGCTCCGGTCCCGGAAGAAGCCTTCGGCGGCCTGTGCTTCCCGAAAGGTGACGGTGATGGAGTTGGCTGTGATATCAGTCACCGTCACTTCGGAAGGGGGGTGCGTGGGGATCCAGGGAGGGCCCCCTTCAGTCAGGTCACCACCTACCACAGCCatggaggagagacagagacagatggggGAGAGCTTCATTGGACCAATGGCATGGCAGGGAAAGGAGGGGAGCAAAGGTACAGCCCCAGAACCCCCTTCCTCACTTCATCCTGCACATCAGAAAACCGAGCCCCGTAGAGCTTGGGGGACTTGACTGAAGTCTTAAAGCTCAGCAATTGGGGGCCCTGACTCTGAATCCGTGGTTCGTGCCCCAGGACCCCAAATGTCAGCTGCAGAGAGATTTGATTTGGTAGCTGGGCTGGGAAAGGGGAGAGATCATCCCCCAAGCTGCTTGTCTCAGAGTAATATTGTTCTGTGGGGTTGTGCTACTTGCTTGATGGGGTTTGGGGGTGGATTCACTTATGGAGCTCTAGTACCCCCCATATATTGACCTCTGAATGAGAATAAAGGATGGGGATTGGGCAGAGAGAAGCTGAAACTTGAGGGGCAGCTGGAGCTGGGCCCACTAAGACTGGGAGCCATTCCCTTCcacttagtttcctcctctgaaaaaggAGGATATAAATCTCTGATACCAAAGGGTGTTTGGGGGAGGAACAAAAAGACCGAATGGATAGGGAAGGGCTTGGAAACAAAGATGGGACTGTGGGTGCTTCCAGACAAAGGAGATAATGGAGCTGATCAGTGCACTGGCAGGGAAGGAGATCAGGGTCAACTAAGTGGCAAGTCCACCATCCTTGCTGTACATCGAAAAAACTCTAATCCCCAATTTTGTTCACGATTGTTTTTGGATTTCATCAAGAACTTCTGGTGGGGAAATTCCCTTCACCAATGCTGATCTGCACCTGCTGTCCCACTAAGACTGTAGTCTTAGAGAAATGCCTGGGATCACCGGGAATTAAGTCACACAGACCCCAAAGGGTCAGCAGCAGGGCctgaagccaggtcttcctgattctcacATTCATTTCCTAACTTACGGCCATATGACATGGAATAAAGTCAGttctggaagagatctcaggGGCCATCTTGTCCAGCCAGGCTGCTCTCATGGCTTCTCTCCCAAGGCTAACCAGCGCCTCCAACTCTTCCACAAATAAATGGTTGCCACGTCTCGGTGGCCCAGCTCTGGGCACTGCCCGGCCAAAAGAGGGCACCTCAAGGCTCATCTCTGCTCCTCTGTGCTCCAGATGGAGAGCAAGCCTGCCATCTTCTTTCCCACGACTGGCAGGGTGGCACAGGGGGCAGAAATGGCCCAAGATTGAATCAGGTCCTGCCTCTATGATCCTCCCCTTCTCTCACCTATAGGACTAGAGGTTCCCTGACTTTTTGGGTGCAGTATGATGCCTGGGAATACTTGGACCAAGTCCTACCTCCGACACCTGCAGTAACTAGGTAAagccctgggcctcagtttccctggggGTAAAACGGGGCAGGGCTTACCCTCTTTGCCAGGGTGCTGCTCATCAGGAGTGGTGGTGGCCGTGGCCTCGTCCCACTCGCCGGGGTCCTGTGTGGCCTCTTGGGCAGCGGGCTCCTCCAGGAAGGCCTCTCTAAGCTGGCCACGGCCCTCCAGGCGGGGAAGAAACTTCTTTCGGGACAGCCGCAGGTACTTCTGGGCCTTGCTCTGCTTCCTGAGCGGGAAGGGCAGGGTGGGTACGCCGCTGCTGCTCTTCTCCAGCTGTGCTGGGCCCGCCCTACCCACCCCGTCGGgggcgccgccgccgccaccaccGCCGCCGGCCCCACTGCCGCCAAACTGGCGGGTCAGGGAGAAGCACagtttctccttccccttcaccTGGTGGGCGCTGCGCAAATCCATGCTGTACAGCCTCTGCAGGTCAGGGGTGGGGGACCGGCATGGGGagcaggggagaagagggaagggggtCAAGGAGCTGGCAAGGGTGGCCCCAGCTGGGGGTGCCCGCTCTCTGCCTCTTTACCTGGGCAAGCTTGCTACCTGGGACCCTCTGATTCTTCGACGCTCCCCCCTCCCAATCAAGCTGACTTTTCATGGCTGGGTTCTACATTTCCCTGAAGCCCAGGCAGACAGAGAGGGAGCAGAGTGGAAAGGGCATTTGATGCCCTCATCAAGGGTAGGTATTAGCTGGTTTATTGTCTTTGTGTTctggtgcctggcacacagtgggtgcttaTAAATGCATATTGGCTTGGAAGGGGTCAATTTGGAGTCGGAGGACCCGGGTTCGAATCTCAACTCTgccactatctgtgtgactttagcCAAGTCCCTTCACTACTAATCTCCTCATTGGTGAAGTGAGGATGTTAGAAAGGGTGACCTGCAGGTGACCTGCAggattccttccagctccaaatcaaGGGTCCATGTCTCAGGTTCGAATTCTGGCTTTGCTACTTCTGAACTGTGTGACCTCAAGCAGTAGcttaatctctttgggcctcagtttcctcatctataaaacaaaggggCTGTACACAATTTTTCCTATATCCTACAATACCTGGAACAAGCTTCTGCACACAGTAAGTACATAATTATTGTTTGGCGAATGAACAAAGCCTTCCCAGCCCTCAGGGACACTCTACCTCTCATAGATTGCTTGAGATTCAAAGATTCTTCTTCTCTCATTCCAAGCACAGTGTGTGCTCCTCAAACTAGCTGGTATTTACTTATCTTATATTGCATCCAACAAGTCTCCTTCCACAGAAgctaagttccttgaaggcaggaactactTCACATATTGGTTCCCCATCCCTAGCAAGTCACACAGAACCTGGTACAGGACAAGAGTTTGTTCATGGAACTTGACTGAAAGAATTGGAATTCTGGGATCTCTCAGTGgtctggaccaaaaaaaaaaaaaaatcctccctgGGAAATCCCTGGCAAGTGCCTCAGACTTCTATGTGAACTTTCATTATCTCTGCCAAAGCTACCTATCTTGCTTGTGCAGTGCTTTCACTGTTGGAAAATCTTTCTGATATGTACCTAAATCTGCTTTCTTTGATCACTTCCAAAACATCCACCTACTGGGGCCAATTATTTCCATGGGGGCCAAGCAGAAACCTAGTCAAAGATTCAGAAGTTGGAATGGAACCTCACAAGCCAAGCagttctccttccttcttttctattccttccttcttccttctattatccttctttcctccttcccttcctttcttcttttttctcttttcttccttttctgttttctttctccattttctctttcctttcattttctttctgatctccctccttctctctctctctctttctttcttctttcctctctccattctttttctccccctctttttctttttactttgaattatacctaaaatttgaaaatgtattacctggttttattattgtttttttcaaacAACTTGAATAATTTATACCTGCTGTTGTTAGGTAGGATCATAGACTTGGaggtggaaaggaccttagagctCATCTAGGCACTCCTCCCTTTCCATTTAGCTGAGGGAACTGAGACTCGGAGAAGTGAAACTATTTGCCAAAGATCATGTAGGTGGTGAGGAGTAGAGTtgatatttgaattcaggcctttagACTAACTCTCTCTCCCCTGCACCATATTGTCTCCATATAAGAAACTTCTTCAGATACTAGAAGATAATCATTATGCTCCtctccaagtcttctcttcttcagcctAAATTTCCCCAAGTTCTGGAACATACAGACTAAAAAATAACTTAGATATCTCAGTCCCCAAATAAGGttcctttgaaaagaaaaaataaataaaagcccaACTCTCCAGTGAAAAATCATCTTAATTTTCTTCTACCTTATTTGGATTTTATACAAGTTTGATGGGGAAGAAGACAAAATGCATTTAGGTCTCAAGCATCACTGGATTCAAGTCTGACTTTGTCAGGAAAAATTAGTATTCTATCCCACCTGTGACAAGTTCCAGCttagtgaccttggacaagtcactataCCCAACTATAAAATGCAGATAACCATACCGAAAGAACACTCTCATTGAGTTGATACAGGGGACAGTCAAACCAAGTTTTAAAACTGTAAtaaaacatttcctagctgtgtgactctgggcaagtcatttaaccccaattgcctcagcaaaccaaaccaaaccaaaccaaaccaaaaaaagaaacttgaataAGTAGcgcagtagatagaatgttggctctggagttaggaggacctgaattcaaatcctgtctcagacatttgacaTATACTATCAGTGAGATCCTGGCAGGTCACTTAAGCctgattgcctcaccaaaaaacaaacagaaataggaaatctGAATGCTGCTTGGTACTCAGCAGGCTAGaccaataatgaaaagaaatgctaGATGGATGCAGAGAAGGGCAGCAGGCTGGGGAGGGATGGAAGACTAGGCCATGGGATTGGGTTCTGAAGGTCCTCAGGGAATTTCAGCTGGAGAAGAGAAGGTTTAAGGGGGCACATGATTGCTATCTTCAGGTATCTCAAGGGCTGTCACATGAAAGAAAGATTAACTTTGTTCAGCttagccccagagggcagaactagaaaATGTGGGGGAAGTTATAAGGAGGGAAATTGCAGCTCAACATAATTCTTAACTGAGCTGTTCTAGTGTAATGGGCCTTCTTGGGAGGCTGGAGGTTGGGGGCTCCCTCACTggagggtttcttttttttttatttttttaatcattttttaaaatttattttttattaatttcactgGGGGGTTCAGTCAGTGAGCTGACTGGCCACTTGGTCAGGAGTGGTAGAAGGACAGGACTTGGAAAAAGTGCCTTCCAGCTCTGAGCCTTGGTGTGGGGCTCTGCAAGCCTCAACTCTGGCCATGTTAGAAACCGAGGCAGAAAAATGGACTGGCTGGCGTGAGAGGCCTGGATGACAGGATGTTTGCTGGATTTCAAAGGAAGCTGTTCCCCCTTTAGTTAGGGAGGTGAGACGAGGGTCTGGTCTAGCTTTCCAACACAAATGGAAATTCTGAGAATCTAAGATTCTCAAGCCCCTTCACAGGGTACAGGACTACAGATCTAAAGCTGAAAGCGACCTGGACAGTCCTTGACGTCAGTCtgctcatttggcagatgaggaaacagcaaAGCAAAGATTCAAACACTAGGACctagtgatgatcaactatgaaaggcttggttcttttaagtggttcaatgatccaaagcaatcccaatagactttggacagaaaatgcaaccagagaaagaactaaggagaccgAATGTACATCGTCACATGCTAGGTTCActtcttgtttctgttttttaatctctccgaTAGttcttcccttttgctctgatttttctctcccaacatgattcataaagcaatgtgtattaacaGTAAATAACTTACAAACTCCTAGTCATAAACTGCTCAGCCACACCACTTCTGTAGACCAATTCAACCCAGTTTCTCAAAGAGGCTACCATGTGCACCTCGGGGCAGAGATTGAAAAAGAACCACCTTCCTGTCTTCAGCCTGAGCTTACAAACAACCTGGAAGGACTAGGTTACAAAGATGGAGGCCCGGAGACATCCAGACCCAGAACATGAAGAAATCAGAAGCCAATATTAGCCAGCTCTCCCGTGATCCTAGTTATATGGAATGTGGCTTCCATGCCCAATACCCTTGACCAGGAAATCAGGAGTCCTTGTCAGTCACTCCAGCTGGACTCTCTTCCATTCTTCCTGACAAGGAGCacattcccattttatacatgggAACACTGAGGCCCGTGGCCAGtgaatccaggtctcctggcTCCAAGAGTCTCGCGCCTTTCTCCCTGAACCAGTCTAAGCACGGAGGGATTAATGCTACCTTCTCAAGTTGTCCAGAATgccacagatttagagctggtcCCTGGAGAACATCTGACCCCcttctttttacagaggaggaaactggactagagaaagaaataacttGTCCACTCGAGTTATAACATAGCACCCCATCAGGATATTTCAGATATTGGCCACCAAATCTGTCCTTTTCTCCCCGAGTCCTGCTCCATTAGAACATAAGATATCTTTTGTCAAATTGGTCCCTACAAACGCCAGCTTCTCTGCTCAGAAACTCCCAGTGGTTTCTGCTGCCCACATGTCTGGAGCCCTGATCCTGGCATTGAATGCCCATACCATTGCCTTTACTTTCCCTTCACATCCTCCAGGCTCCTGCCCTCCTCGTGATCCGCTGACTACATGCTGTGTTTTGTTCCCTCTCCTTCATGGAATGCCATCCCATACTCTGTTTGCCTTTTGATACTGCTGGGGAGCCCAGAAGAGCGACTCCAACTCTGAGGGCTGCTGGACAAGCTGCTGGGGGAGCCCTTTGGggccctccaccccctcccatgaTGACCTGGGCTAGTCTGTGGGGCTGAGAGGGGACCACGGGGAGCCCCATCCATCCAACCAGTGCCCAAGGCCACAGTCAGGGGAGGGAGGGCAGGGGCCCGAGGTTACCTGCAGCAGCAGCCGTTTGGGCTTCGGGCCTCTTTTCCTACACCCGGATGCACGATCTTTCTCTTCCCTGGGGGGGCATGAggtggatggagggagaaaaggaaaaaccagTGATGGACAAGGCAAGGACAGCCGGGCACGTGTGTGTCCCCTGAGATGACTCTGTGGAGCAATTCCTGGGACGACTGGTGGAGGGTCCTAGAACTAAGGCTACCTCATCCAACCGCCTTCATAGggagggaaaccgaggcagagggAAAGTGCCATGCCCAGTGATTGACGGCAGAACTGGGATTAAAACTCAGGTCCTTAGGTGCCACGCCAAGGATTTTCCCAGTTAGTGACATCACACTGTCACAGGCCTCCTCCTCTCTGGGCCCCCCATAGCAGAGCTGCCAGTCCCATTGGGGGATTTAGAAAACTAGGTGTGAATTTCACTTTAGGGAAAGCTCAGCAAAGTTGTGAATAAATGGAATACTTGTGAATCAAATTCTTCTTTAAAAGCCCCAAGGGAGAGGTTTCACTTCACCCCCTGTTCTAGGATGGAGGGAAGGTACTACAGGTAAGGAAAACCTGCCCAGCTTGGAATGAGCAGTTCTGGGAGTGGTGAGTTTCTCGTTACTGGAGGTCTCCAAACAAAACTCTAAATGACCACTTTGGGGCAGGTTATTGGGGAGTTCTTGTTCAtctggcaaatgtttaataagcacctactatgcacctGGTGCTAGGGGCACAAAGGCaaatatcaaatagtttttaaGTTATTGGGTTGGGCTAGGTGGGCTTTGGGTCCCTTTCATCACAGAGGTTCTAGGAATCTTATGGTAAATCTATctgtaaatttcctttttctttcctctctctcaccctctttccttctctctttctcttttctttttgtcttcttcctctttccccctcccttcttttttcctctcagaaaGGGAGagccctttctcctttctttttcccttcctctctttttctttcttttcttctgttctttttctcttcctcttttccccactctttctcctttcccctttctttccttttcttctttttcctcttcccctctctctccctccccttcctttttacacttttcttctctttttttgtatctctcttcccccttccttttctctcttcctccttttcttactctttctccttccttccttttctttctcctctctctctctccccttcctcctccctccctggaTCTCTCTAGCTTGCTTTCTTTCTGCTTCATTGCCTccccccaacatttatcaattttaAGAAACCCAGACTCTGCTTAAATCACTTTTTCCTGAAGCTGCAGGAGGACACACCCTTCTGCTGCCCGCGGGGAGCTTGTGATCGTGACTAGCCAGTGTATCCAGAGATCCCAGACAGAGCATCCTGTCCGTCCTCGTGATAATGGAGAACAGACTCAGCCCTCCCGCAGGCTGGGACCTCTCAGCCATGGATGAACGGGGAGCCGACAGAGCCCCGGGGGCCGGGAAAGGGGCGAACCCACAACTGCACAACAGTCGCCTGGCAGCTGTTTGAGGAAAGCGAATGGAAACTGGAAGGCCTGGGATGGGGGTTTGTTGAaggggaatggagagaaggggcCCATCAGGGGAACTTGGAACATTCTGTCCTATATCAGACACAGGCCAGCACTATTAGGAAACCTAGGTTCTAGTCCCAGATCTGTATGGACTCATAAGGTAAccttgaaaaagaaaatccatcttCAAGTCTGAGTTTCTAAGATAGTCGGAATGGACCAAAAACATCTGAACTAGAAAATGCCTTTGAGAGTGGCTGTGACTCTCAAAAGTATCAGTACAAGGGTTGAAATTGGAGTAGACTAGGTGGCCTgaggtcccttttagttctagACCAAGGATCATTTCACTGGAGAGATGGGGAATTATGGATACAGAATGTTACATACCTCTTCACATACTGCTGctgttatttgttgtttttgcataactgtttttgtttgttataaGCTCAAAGGGTGAGGCTTCTGTTGGGGGTTTAAAATTATTCTAATGTAGAAAGTTAAAAATGCAAGAAATCCAAAACTTTGGAGTCCAAGGAACTTAATTCAAGTCTTGATTGCTACATACTACTTGTGGGAcctcaagcctcagtttcctcctctgtaaaatggactggccCAGATGTTCACTAATCCTATGATCTTATCAAGTGTGAATCTTCTCTATTCCATCCCTGGTACAACAGAATAAATCCTGGATTTGAAATGAGAAGGCCTAGATGTAATCTTGCCTCagctatttactagctgtgtgatctgggacaagtcacataacctctccaggcctcagtttcctcctctataaaatggggggagTTAGACCAGGTGGCCTCTAAGGGCCTTCCAGCTCCAGATCTGTGATCTATGACTTTGGATAAaccacttagcctcagttttcctcatctataaaatggagataattcccAGTCTTCCTAAACTCTCAGAAATAGTGTGAGTGGAGATAAAGACAGGAGAACACACTGACAGGAGCAGAGCACTCTGGGAGCAGCCCTGGGGCTGGAGAAAGGGTGGAAAGAAAGGAATAGGGAGTCCCAAGTCCACAAAGTGGGTGAGGGCAGCCCAAGGTCAAGTTCAAGGTTGCTAGTGATATCCTGGGCTGGTGAAGGGGGATGGCTCTGGGCCACAGAAAAAGGGATCTAAGCTGCTGTTTGTCACCCTCTATCTGAGACCTGGCTTCAAAAAAGCCCCTGATGCCAGAAACTTGAGCCGCCAAAGGCTTAGCACTATCCCAGACAGACATGTCCCAGCTGTACGCCTGCCAAGCATCTGCTCCCAGCTCCAGCCCACTGGGGGGCCGAGAATCCCCCATGGGGCTGCAGGACATGGCCATGGTGCCGGAGGCCAGGAGAGAAAAGCCTCTCAAGCAACTGTCCTCGGCGCTGGCCCCTCAAGCATGGCCCCTCAGCCCTGGTTCCTCAGCCCGGGCCCCTCGCTGAGGCTCCTTAGGTAAATAAGCTGGATGTACCCCGTGGCCGGCTGGGCCCCATCAGCACAAGGCTGTCCCCCGCCTGTCACGTACTCAGTGTTCTAGCTGACGCAGGCAAGCCGGGCTGCCTCGTTCTCAGCCTGccctcttgtgtgtgtgtgtgagtgcagGAGGGTGTGTCCGTGCCTGAGTACTCGTGGAAGTGTAAAGGCGCgggcgcgtgtgtgtgtgtgtgtgtgtgtgtgtgtgtgtgtgtgtgtgttacattgTGCATTGTGTGTGAGTGCCAGAGAGTGTGTCTGTGGGAGTATGTGTGGCAAAGGCattgtgtgtgaatgtgtgtggcTGTGTAAGTGTAGGTTGCattgtgtgtattgtgtgtgagtgtgtattaGTGAATGTATTAGTGTGAGTGAGTGTATTGGGAGTGTATACTGTGTGAGTAggagtgtatatatgtataagtatgtatatgagTGGGTGTTGTGcttgagtgtatatgtgtgtgagtatatgtgttgTGTATTTGTGTTAGTGAgtatatgagtgtatatgtatgcgagtatatcatatgtatatgtgtctgtatatgagtgtgtattgtgtgttagtgtgtatgagtgtgagtgtgcaTTTTGTGTGTGACATGTATacgtgcatatgtgtgtgtgctgaAACCCAGGGTTTGGAACTTAGCTCTGAACCTGGGTCCATGTCCCCAGCACCACTCCTACTCCCATGAGCCCTTCTTCCCTTTGGAAGAAGCTCAGTGAAGGTTGGGCAGGGGGCTGCCACAGAAAGAattctgggtttggagtcagaatgtgggctCAAAGCCTGGCTCCTGAATGTCTGCACCTCCGTTTCCTTCTGTATAAAGGGAGGGACTTCAATCAGATGGCCCCTTAGGTCCCTTCCAGATTTAGGCCTAGGATCCTGTCTGTATGACTTTAGGTAGTTATCTCCTCaccatgggcctcagtttccccatctgtaaaattacctataAGGTCTCCCTCAGTTCTGATCCTATGCTCCTATAACAAAAAGGTACCGCATAGCACGTTATGAGGCAGGCTCTAAGCCTGGGCCTGCCAATTCCTCCcggtatgattctgggcaaatcactcaagcACTTGgggaaacctcagtttcctcctctataaagtgAAGGGGCTGGATAAGGGAACCTCTTAGAGGTATATCCCTCTGGTCCCAAGATGCTGTTCCCTTCAGGAAGTC
Protein-coding sequences here:
- the CBX7 gene encoding chromobox protein homolog 7; the encoded protein is MELSAIGEQVFAVESIRKKRVRKGKVEYLVKWKGWPPKYSTWEPEEHILDPRLVMAYEEKEEKDRASGCRKRGPKPKRLLLQRLYSMDLRSAHQVKGKEKLCFSLTRQFGGSGAGGGGGGGGAPDGVGRAGPAQLEKSSSGVPTLPFPLRKQSKAQKYLRLSRKKFLPRLEGRGQLREAFLEEPAAQEATQDPGEWDEATATTTPDEQHPGKEGGDLTEGGPPWIPTHPPSEVTVTDITANSITVTFREAQAAEGFFRDRSGQL